One region of Bacillota bacterium genomic DNA includes:
- a CDS encoding amidohydrolase: MIIDIHAHIWADRYETDKKEIIKACEMYNISKVYISGLRSYYPDKDEISELNYEAYRFMKEYPEHIGGFCYVNPVHDNSINVLKKGIEEYGMSGMKLWVATYCDDPLVFPLVEKCIEYNVPILVHAFKKTINQLEFETTGPNTANLARKYPEARIIMAHLGGNSYHGIKAIRDLKNVWVDISGSIFRRDDVDYTVEQIGVERILFGTDMPGSYLVNLGQIEEANLTPEEKELIYYKNAIKVLG; the protein is encoded by the coding sequence GTGATAATAGATATACATGCCCACATATGGGCAGACAGATATGAGACGGACAAAAAGGAAATAATTAAGGCCTGTGAAATGTATAACATCAGCAAAGTGTATATATCCGGATTAAGAAGCTATTATCCTGACAAGGATGAAATCAGTGAGCTTAATTATGAAGCGTACAGATTTATGAAAGAGTATCCTGAGCATATAGGAGGATTTTGCTATGTAAACCCTGTCCATGATAATAGTATCAATGTTTTGAAAAAAGGTATTGAAGAGTATGGGATGTCCGGTATGAAATTGTGGGTTGCAACCTACTGTGACGACCCTTTGGTTTTTCCCCTTGTAGAAAAATGTATAGAATACAATGTACCCATACTTGTCCATGCATTTAAAAAGACAATAAACCAGCTAGAGTTTGAAACAACAGGACCAAATACTGCTAACTTAGCCCGGAAATATCCTGAAGCAAGGATTATTATGGCTCATTTAGGAGGGAATTCTTACCATGGCATTAAAGCTATTCGTGATTTGAAGAATGTGTGGGTGGATATTTCAGGTTCTATATTTAGAAGAGATGATGTAGATTACACAGTTGAACAAATTGGTGTAGAAAGAATTCTATTTGGTACCGACATGCCCGGCTCTTACCTGGTAAACCTTGGTCAAATAGAAGAAGCAAATTTGACACCTGAAGAAAAGGAGCTTATATATTATAAAAATGCTATTAAGGTATTGGGGTGA
- a CDS encoding SDR family oxidoreductase, with the protein MKAAVVTGASSGIGLEISKVLIKLGYKVYGIGRDFSKSNIKNDYFVPVVCDVMNTPVLCEKIKEIRKNEEVYILVNNAGVGYFGPHEELSPEKIHEMVATNLEAPLIITQLLLRDLKKNAGFIINISSITAKKSSTYGCVYGATKAGLTHFSNSLFDETRKYGVKVIAIHPDITKSNFYRNADFKEGDLPESYITPEEIAGAIKMVLNQREGLVITDITLKPQKHMIQKKK; encoded by the coding sequence ATGAAAGCAGCTGTTGTTACAGGAGCTTCTTCAGGAATTGGGCTTGAGATAAGTAAAGTTTTAATAAAATTAGGGTATAAGGTTTACGGAATAGGGAGGGATTTTTCTAAAAGTAATATTAAAAATGATTATTTTGTACCGGTGGTATGTGACGTGATGAATACCCCGGTCCTTTGTGAAAAAATAAAGGAGATAAGAAAAAATGAAGAAGTATATATTCTTGTAAATAATGCCGGTGTCGGCTATTTTGGACCTCATGAGGAGTTGAGCCCTGAAAAAATTCATGAAATGGTTGCAACCAATCTTGAAGCACCACTTATAATAACTCAGTTGCTCCTTAGAGATTTAAAGAAAAATGCAGGTTTTATCATTAATATATCTTCTATCACTGCTAAAAAATCCAGCACCTACGGCTGTGTTTATGGAGCTACCAAAGCGGGACTTACGCATTTTTCCAACAGTCTGTTTGATGAAACAAGAAAGTATGGAGTAAAAGTAATTGCCATACATCCGGATATTACTAAATCCAACTTTTATAGAAATGCCGATTTTAAAGAAGGAGATCTTCCTGAAAGTTATATTACACCGGAAGAAATAGCCGGGGCTATTAAGATGGTATTAAATCAAAGAGAAGGGCTTGTTATTACAGACATTACTTTAAAACCTCAAAAGCATATGATTCAAAAGAAAAAATAG
- a CDS encoding aspartyl-phosphate phosphatase Spo0E family protein, whose product MSELQDIILKINELKEKLTQLIDEKQDLLDSEVISASKKLDEALNEYEMAIRQKCNNNQNNKANNHPDDINDKI is encoded by the coding sequence ATGTCGGAATTACAGGATATAATTTTAAAAATAAATGAATTAAAAGAGAAATTAACACAGTTAATTGATGAAAAGCAGGATTTACTTGACTCTGAAGTTATTTCTGCAAGCAAGAAGTTGGACGAAGCACTTAACGAGTACGAAATGGCAATAAGACAAAAGTGTAATAATAACCAAAATAACAAAGCTAATAATCATCCCGATGATATCAATGATAAGATATAA
- a CDS encoding Gfo/Idh/MocA family oxidoreductase produces the protein MRKVRFGIISCGMIAHFHARSILNDNRAELVAVCGHSSVEKTKEFAKKYGAKKVYMDYRELAADKDIDAVCVCSPSGLHGIHTIECLKNGKHVLCEKPLDIKSEVMSEMIKTAEDNNLKLGCVFPNRTRSGLRKAKEIIDSGRLGKMTIVECQYRGYRSPEYFTSSNWKGTKELDGGGCLMNQGIHAIDTMCWLAGDVKSVYGIAEAMLRDIEVEDTAMAILEFTNGAKGVLMGTTISNVPENAPEGDRIRIEFEKGTIVYAEGKTYLYMRQSKEDNCGSATGDEVIKIMLDGEEGEVVSSSSDPANVDLESHSYIVSDFISAVLEDREPYIPGRSARKSIDLVLAVYKSSERGEKVSVV, from the coding sequence ATGAGAAAAGTTCGTTTTGGTATAATATCATGCGGAATGATAGCACATTTTCATGCCAGGTCTATCCTAAACGACAACAGGGCTGAACTTGTGGCTGTGTGCGGCCACAGTAGTGTTGAAAAGACAAAAGAGTTTGCAAAAAAGTATGGTGCAAAGAAAGTTTATATGGACTATAGAGAACTAGCTGCAGATAAGGATATTGATGCAGTGTGTGTATGTTCACCAAGCGGGCTGCACGGGATACATACTATTGAATGTTTAAAGAATGGAAAGCATGTATTGTGTGAAAAGCCCCTTGACATTAAAAGTGAAGTTATGTCTGAAATGATTAAGACTGCTGAAGACAATAATTTAAAGTTGGGCTGTGTGTTTCCGAACAGGACAAGGAGCGGGTTGAGAAAGGCAAAAGAGATTATTGACAGCGGAAGGCTTGGTAAAATGACTATTGTTGAGTGCCAGTACAGGGGCTACAGGTCTCCGGAGTATTTTACCAGTTCCAATTGGAAAGGGACAAAAGAGCTTGATGGAGGCGGGTGCCTTATGAATCAGGGAATTCATGCCATTGATACAATGTGCTGGCTTGCCGGCGATGTTAAGAGTGTATATGGGATTGCAGAGGCCATGTTAAGGGATATTGAAGTTGAAGATACGGCTATGGCCATTCTTGAGTTTACAAATGGAGCAAAGGGTGTCCTTATGGGGACTACAATTTCTAATGTCCCTGAAAACGCTCCTGAAGGCGACAGAATAAGAATTGAATTTGAAAAAGGTACAATAGTTTATGCAGAGGGAAAGACGTACCTATATATGCGACAGTCCAAAGAAGATAACTGTGGTTCAGCTACAGGCGATGAGGTTATAAAAATTATGCTTGATGGGGAAGAAGGGGAGGTTGTATCTTCTTCATCAGACCCTGCAAATGTTGATTTGGAAAGCCATTCTTATATTGTATCGGATTTTATTTCTGCAGTACTTGAGGATAGAGAACCTTATATACCGGGCAGATCAGCAAGAAAATCTATTGACTTGGTGCTGGCTGTATACAAGTCATCGGAGAGAGGAGAGAAAGTTAGCGTAGTTTAA
- a CDS encoding ferredoxin produces the protein MKAFVDKDKCIGCGLCESLCPDIFKIEDDGLAVAIDEELSDSDLDCAKDAEAQCPVEAISVS, from the coding sequence TTGAAAGCTTTTGTAGATAAAGATAAATGTATTGGGTGCGGACTATGCGAATCATTATGTCCTGATATTTTTAAAATAGAGGATGACGGGTTAGCTGTAGCCATAGACGAAGAGCTCTCGGACTCAGACCTCGATTGTGCAAAAGACGCCGAAGCCCAATGTCCGGTAGAAGCCATTTCAGTAAGTTAA